In Streptomyces sp. NBC_00683, the DNA window CCGGTCGACGAAGACGCGCTGGCCCGCCACCAGGCGTTCTGCGGCCTCGTCCGGTGTGCACCAGGCGAACCGGTCCAATTCCGGGAACTCCCGCTGCACACCGGACCCTCTGGGCCACTCCATGGTGAACGTCCCCGGAACCGCCTCCGCGGGATCCAGTTCGGCCTCCACGGCCCAGATGGTCACGGTCTTGCCGCTCGACTGACGCGCCTCGCCCAGTGACACCCACGCGCCGTCCGGTACCGGCAGCCCCAGCTCCTCCTCGAACTCCCGCCGGGCGGCTGCCGCCGGCTCTTCCCCGGGTTCGTACTCGCCCTTGGGGATCGACCAGGCAGCCGCCTCGCGGCCCGCCCAGAAGGGACCGCCCATGTGCCCGATCAGCACGTCGACGTCCCGTCCGTCCCCGGTCGCCCGGTAGAGCAGAACACCCGCACTGCGCCTTGATGTCGGCATGTCGCCAAGTCTGCCCGGCGGTGTTCCCGAAGGCCACCGGCGAACGCCCGTTCGGCCGAGCGCCGAGCCGCCCGGCACCGACGGTCACTCCTTCGCCGCCGGCTGTTTCTCCTGATGTCCTCGTTGTCCTCTGGTGCGGCACCGTACACCCGGCCATGCTGTCCGCCGACAGCGCTTACTGCCGGCGCAACCAGCT includes these proteins:
- a CDS encoding NUDIX domain-containing protein is translated as MPTSRRSAGVLLYRATGDGRDVDVLIGHMGGPFWAGREAAAWSIPKGEYEPGEEPAAAARREFEEELGLPVPDGAWVSLGEARQSSGKTVTIWAVEAELDPAEAVPGTFTMEWPRGSGVQREFPELDRFAWCTPDEAAERLVAGQRVFVDRLRDYVRDGRAPSEP